From Methylomonas sp. EFPC3, a single genomic window includes:
- the gpM gene encoding phage terminase small subunit has product MSILDQIKAKQQADEANPYVLVHQPEKLAELIAKAPENPPELIDKDPENPPEPFEPSLLAQVKAKQLAEADETGADSAPADAPGDLAHYQAAMAADLATLSGIKDIVEKGKAKLQMLPTYWPFVKAYVDNGDNYPNDVAVRVMIWLLDTFDIERGLDLAFHLIKQGIHVTPAKFDRDIPTVVCDSVYDWAAALLKADPPQSASPYLDTLLATIDNEQWSLAPPVHSKLFAMLAKHKARLEEWETVVSLCERAEEVNPEGAGVKKLKDKAKAKLAKAATPPAE; this is encoded by the coding sequence ATGAGCATCCTCGACCAGATCAAAGCCAAGCAACAGGCGGATGAGGCCAACCCATACGTGCTGGTTCATCAGCCGGAGAAGCTGGCGGAACTGATCGCCAAAGCCCCGGAAAACCCGCCGGAACTGATCGACAAAGACCCGGAAAACCCGCCGGAACCCTTCGAGCCTTCGCTGTTGGCGCAGGTCAAGGCAAAACAACTGGCGGAGGCGGATGAAACCGGCGCGGACTCGGCACCCGCAGACGCCCCAGGCGACCTGGCTCACTACCAGGCCGCCATGGCGGCGGACTTAGCCACGCTGTCGGGGATTAAAGACATCGTCGAAAAGGGCAAGGCCAAGCTGCAAATGTTGCCTACGTACTGGCCGTTCGTGAAAGCGTACGTCGACAACGGCGACAACTACCCGAACGACGTCGCCGTGCGGGTGATGATCTGGTTGCTCGATACATTCGATATCGAGCGCGGCCTGGATCTGGCGTTTCACCTGATAAAACAGGGTATCCACGTCACGCCGGCCAAATTCGACCGCGATATCCCGACCGTCGTCTGCGACTCCGTCTACGACTGGGCCGCGGCGCTGCTGAAGGCCGATCCGCCGCAATCGGCCAGCCCGTATCTGGACACCTTGCTGGCGACCATCGACAACGAGCAGTGGTCGCTGGCGCCGCCGGTGCATAGCAAGCTGTTCGCCATGCTGGCCAAGCACAAAGCGCGGCTGGAGGAATGGGAGACGGTGGTATCCCTCTGCGAACGGGCCGAAGAGGTCAATCCGGAAGGTGCCGGCGTCAAGAAATTGAAAGACAAGGCCAAGGCCAAACTGGCGAAAGCGGCAACGCCGCCGGCCGAATAA
- a CDS encoding phage holin family protein has translation MIDKDPTSYTWVTYAWVMLLSTLGGVVSFNTKLRTGAARPFNIMELLGEILTSAFVGVLTFYLCEAAGVPQLVGAALVGISGHMGSRAIFRFERWAEQRLVGSEGNDRP, from the coding sequence ATGATCGACAAAGACCCCACTAGTTACACATGGGTGACCTACGCCTGGGTGATGTTGCTGTCGACGCTGGGCGGCGTGGTCAGCTTCAATACCAAGCTGCGCACCGGCGCCGCGCGGCCGTTCAATATCATGGAGCTGTTGGGCGAGATTCTGACCAGCGCGTTTGTCGGCGTGCTGACCTTTTACCTGTGCGAAGCGGCCGGCGTGCCGCAATTGGTCGGGGCGGCCTTGGTCGGGATTTCCGGCCACATGGGCAGCCGGGCCATTTTCCGCTTTGAGCGCTGGGCGGAACAACGCCTGGTCGGTAGCGAAGGCAACGATCGGCCATGA
- a CDS encoding C40 family peptidase, producing MMTDAILEQIKAHAERAFPLEACGLILRDAAGVRVLECENTSAQPEQSFLIDPIVQARHIRQIAAVYHSHPNRSAELSAADIASAERCNLPFLVVSVPEFEIRSYTPRGVVPAAYAGRDFVYGVMDCLSLVTDYYRHELAIDLGDPPRKTWGWWEDVNNYHAFINGFKAAGFERVESPRLHDVVIMQLRGVCPSHAAIYRGDQVILHHAGPSAPSREETFGQYWRSRTVCFMRHKDL from the coding sequence ATGATGACCGACGCCATTCTGGAACAGATCAAAGCCCACGCCGAACGCGCCTTCCCGCTGGAGGCCTGCGGGCTGATTCTGCGCGACGCCGCCGGCGTGCGGGTGCTGGAGTGCGAAAACACCAGCGCACAGCCCGAGCAATCCTTTCTGATTGATCCAATCGTCCAGGCCCGCCATATCCGGCAAATCGCCGCGGTGTACCACAGCCACCCCAACCGCAGCGCCGAACTCAGTGCCGCCGATATCGCCAGCGCCGAGCGCTGCAATCTGCCGTTTTTGGTGGTCAGCGTGCCGGAATTCGAGATCCGCAGTTACACCCCGCGCGGCGTGGTGCCGGCGGCGTATGCCGGCCGCGACTTCGTTTACGGCGTGATGGATTGCTTGTCATTGGTCACCGATTACTACCGCCACGAGCTGGCTATCGATTTGGGCGACCCGCCGCGCAAGACCTGGGGCTGGTGGGAGGATGTGAATAATTACCACGCCTTCATCAACGGCTTTAAAGCCGCCGGCTTCGAGCGCGTGGAAAGCCCGCGCCTGCATGATGTGGTGATCATGCAATTGCGCGGCGTCTGCCCCAGCCATGCCGCGATCTACCGCGGCGACCAAGTGATTTTGCACCACGCCGGCCCGTCGGCGCCGTCGCGCGAGGAAACCTTCGGCCAATACTGGCGCAGCCGGACCGTGTGTTTTATGAGGCATAAGGACCTATGA
- a CDS encoding phage tail tube protein: MAQARLWTDVDVFMQSAIAAAKPITAITKAAEGVVSAAAHGYSTGDYVLINAQGMSELDGRIFRVVSVDAGQFKLEGEDTTLYADFSSGSAQKITFGTTLATLTTVNASGGEPEMKDTTPISAKQKSSIPGLSSASEYKFDSLWDPNDAGLKAAKAASNTKAQRAFMIVFADGARVAFYGYISANLQPTGSTGDVVKTPVNITAQGALTSYGS, translated from the coding sequence ATGGCACAAGCCAGACTCTGGACCGACGTGGATGTGTTCATGCAATCCGCGATCGCCGCAGCGAAACCCATTACCGCGATTACCAAGGCTGCCGAAGGCGTGGTAAGCGCCGCCGCGCACGGCTATTCAACCGGCGATTATGTGCTGATTAACGCGCAGGGCATGAGCGAGCTGGACGGACGGATTTTCCGCGTTGTGTCCGTTGATGCCGGACAGTTCAAACTGGAAGGCGAGGACACCACACTGTATGCCGATTTCAGTTCCGGCAGCGCGCAAAAAATCACCTTCGGTACCACGTTGGCGACCTTGACCACGGTCAACGCCAGCGGCGGCGAGCCGGAAATGAAAGACACCACTCCCATCAGCGCCAAGCAAAAATCGTCTATCCCCGGACTATCGTCCGCGAGCGAATACAAATTCGATTCGTTGTGGGATCCGAACGACGCCGGACTGAAGGCGGCCAAAGCGGCTAGCAATACTAAGGCGCAACGGGCGTTCATGATCGTGTTTGCCGACGGTGCCCGTGTAGCGTTCTACGGCTACATCTCGGCCAACCTGCAACCGACCGGAAGCACCGGCGACGTGGTCAAGACCCCGGTCAATATCACCGCCCAAGGTGCGCTGACGTCTTACGGTAGTTAA
- a CDS encoding phage virion morphogenesis protein, translated as MMSMLSFKVDGLDAVIGNLAQIKSPTLRKRILDRAGKQLIRAAKDRVAAQTDLDGKPFGDYSTNTNHTRPRKRSRRMLARIVKRLAVMEFSDFGATVGWRNSTEGNIAAKQQFGFRQVFKKAWQRVELDGSRKEKDYYQLPATRRQAKALIEAGYKVRRQGDKGGWKTPTIKWITQNLTIARAGLILRVLRGSKDQWETNLPPRAFLGVTDADLQLLADAVGAELQKAFAGAAA; from the coding sequence ATGATGTCAATGCTTAGCTTCAAAGTTGACGGCCTGGATGCCGTGATCGGCAACCTGGCGCAAATCAAATCGCCGACTCTGCGCAAACGCATCCTCGACCGCGCCGGCAAACAATTGATCCGCGCCGCCAAGGATCGCGTTGCCGCACAAACCGATCTGGACGGCAAACCGTTCGGCGACTATTCGACCAACACCAATCACACCCGTCCGCGCAAACGCAGCCGGCGCATGCTGGCTCGCATCGTCAAGCGGCTGGCCGTGATGGAGTTTAGCGACTTCGGCGCCACGGTCGGCTGGCGCAATAGCACGGAAGGCAACATCGCCGCCAAGCAGCAATTCGGTTTCAGGCAGGTGTTCAAGAAAGCCTGGCAGCGGGTGGAGTTGGACGGCAGCCGCAAGGAAAAAGACTACTACCAGTTACCGGCGACCCGGCGCCAGGCCAAGGCGCTGATCGAAGCCGGTTACAAGGTCCGCCGCCAAGGCGACAAAGGCGGCTGGAAAACGCCGACGATCAAGTGGATCACTCAAAACCTGACCATTGCCCGCGCCGGTTTGATCCTGCGCGTGCTGCGCGGCAGCAAAGACCAGTGGGAAACCAATCTGCCGCCGCGGGCGTTTCTCGGCGTGACGGATGCCGATCTGCAATTGCTGGCCGACGCCGTCGGCGCCGAGCTGCAAAAAGCCTTTGCCGGAGCCGCCGCATGA
- a CDS encoding phage tail protein, protein MSQQLAVIGGAMGGGGGGDGGARTPIYQADTVRSRGVIEIVGEWCWGEIAGFPYDDPLKGVKLDGTPVKDADGNVMIEGVSFDYRLGTQNQSYIPGTLGNAAASPESVNVNVLHATPITRTVTGCDAVRVILTFAGLYYQNPNTGDRTGTTVNVQIDVRVNGAGAWLPVDLAGRGTVSDKQDGAYQRMYVVDLRQFSASASEFDIRVTRVTPDPDSNTQNAFKWDSLVKLTYAKLRRPNIAHFRLTLDTRYFSQVPKISCHLRGWLCLVPHALVYNPETRAYTGADWDGTLVRAVNRNPAWFLYTLLLTEGQGLGDYIDPAYQDKWLIYKIAQRCDQLVNDGRGGQEFRYSIDAWISESVSAYEMINQIAGTFDAQALWSGNQVYLTQDAPKPVRNLYVPANVAKGRFAYSSSARQVRYSSVCHKYHDRDDQSRLVPEYYDNREARKRYGYLYKEQTMLGCYSRGQAARANRRLVYTGLLETDAVVFSPSMAAFRDLPGDVIRIANPRRQGRKRMGGRVLAGSTASSVVLDAPVTLAAGIGYRLSVISSDGEVMDAAVSNAAGVHSVLNLASALAEAPQAEMEWIVYDPNSVAELYRILEISENDDITDGAYTISAIQYDPAKYDFIDALGTLEPTLPPIYQPARNGVVAPSGLQVVPGVYLALEGMRRYIDISWSRSTDPFLRGYALLVRQDGAVIFEDIIDSQSKRILNPAVGEYQITLSAINIFGKYSSSISVNYTLEELYPIEAISITDLEILGGGATFAGRVIELDWDNDAQSVLGFSASYGAGQGGQSPWFRDYQVDIYAGATLLRSEFPTESRYQYTYEQNLEDGGPRRSITAKVRARDMHGRYSQQAEITVSNPAPAAISAVSVNAGFKSLILTYTRPTDNDWAGAIVFVGTATGFTPSAGNRVYVGSDATITIPNLLEGTPYFIRIASFDAFGGVDDYVLSGTEYTKTISSIALPDPEAIKNGLQTALDTAVDPLVFEADVFALRLAGVEKTPFIVGVHQGQPAILMDADVVVTGALSADQLIGGRIAATEDIIVGNGNARINGNGSIIVYNGADTVSNRDFAMLSGGTLTFQRYRGGAYHEYKSVRRVEYGQANSGETVTLPGYWDAQPRLMVSPASLRSYDAANVSSTQTWTVRGQNLHEVTAGSGVWAFDAIAELNYASSAGVNTVASNSGPLSVNGWTSGNSILPNNTASINVEAKFSSVRGNGISTYGYFYRTVTWTVQGWNGTIWLDLATKSRNILASEHGQQITDTQSVNIDSGISMIRLVFVASDTNGSIYTIAPHADEYDYSTASVPSNGASVTASADAYWPVTVDTGQLPLNGTEYSPPSGSQIYKIVYSVEYLQTAIDNSSNGTGGLSNAYAYGGNTILLSNSLNPVLPAAPTFPQSGGFGSFSSGEIVTDTYQSTFWKARIIAQESNTSFVLRNMTAVVYLKQLQANSATPANNFTFQNYAWNISGSTAIAVGALNWMALGD, encoded by the coding sequence ATGAGTCAGCAACTTGCGGTAATCGGCGGCGCGATGGGCGGCGGTGGCGGCGGCGATGGTGGTGCACGCACGCCCATTTATCAGGCCGATACCGTTCGCTCGCGCGGCGTGATCGAAATCGTCGGCGAATGGTGCTGGGGCGAGATCGCCGGTTTTCCCTACGACGACCCCTTGAAGGGCGTCAAACTGGACGGCACCCCGGTGAAAGATGCCGACGGCAATGTGATGATCGAAGGCGTGTCGTTCGATTACCGCCTCGGCACCCAAAACCAATCCTACATTCCCGGCACGCTGGGCAATGCCGCGGCCTCGCCGGAATCGGTCAATGTCAACGTATTGCACGCCACGCCGATTACCCGCACCGTCACCGGCTGCGATGCGGTACGGGTGATTTTGACCTTTGCCGGCCTGTACTATCAAAACCCAAACACAGGCGACCGCACCGGTACCACGGTTAATGTGCAAATCGATGTCCGCGTCAACGGCGCCGGCGCCTGGCTGCCGGTGGATTTGGCCGGCCGCGGCACGGTATCGGATAAGCAGGATGGGGCTTATCAGAGGATGTATGTGGTCGATCTGCGCCAGTTCAGCGCCAGCGCCAGCGAATTCGATATCCGAGTGACCCGCGTCACTCCGGACCCGGACAGCAACACTCAAAACGCCTTCAAGTGGGATTCATTGGTTAAATTGACCTACGCCAAGCTGCGCCGGCCCAACATCGCCCACTTTCGGTTGACGCTGGACACCCGCTATTTTTCGCAAGTGCCGAAAATCTCCTGCCATCTGCGCGGCTGGCTCTGTTTAGTGCCGCATGCCTTGGTCTACAACCCGGAAACCCGAGCATATACCGGCGCGGATTGGGACGGCACCTTGGTCCGCGCCGTTAACCGTAACCCGGCCTGGTTTTTGTATACGCTGCTGCTCACCGAAGGCCAAGGCCTGGGCGATTACATCGACCCGGCCTATCAAGACAAGTGGCTGATCTACAAAATCGCCCAGCGCTGCGACCAGTTAGTCAACGACGGCAGGGGCGGCCAGGAGTTTCGCTATTCGATCGACGCCTGGATCTCGGAAAGCGTGTCGGCTTACGAGATGATCAACCAAATCGCCGGCACTTTCGACGCCCAGGCACTGTGGAGCGGCAACCAGGTCTATCTGACCCAGGACGCGCCCAAGCCGGTGCGCAATTTGTACGTGCCGGCCAACGTCGCCAAAGGCCGCTTTGCTTATTCCAGCAGCGCCCGCCAGGTGCGTTATAGCTCGGTCTGCCACAAATACCACGACAGAGACGACCAGAGCAGACTGGTACCGGAATATTACGACAACCGTGAAGCCCGCAAACGCTACGGCTATCTGTACAAAGAACAAACCATGCTCGGCTGCTATTCCCGCGGCCAGGCGGCCAGGGCCAACCGCCGCCTGGTCTATACCGGTCTGCTGGAAACCGATGCCGTGGTATTCAGCCCCAGCATGGCGGCGTTCCGCGACTTGCCGGGCGACGTGATCCGCATCGCCAACCCGCGCCGGCAGGGCCGCAAGCGTATGGGCGGCCGCGTGCTGGCCGGCTCGACCGCGTCGTCGGTAGTGTTGGATGCGCCGGTCACGTTGGCGGCCGGCATCGGTTACCGGCTTTCGGTGATTTCCAGCGACGGCGAGGTGATGGATGCCGCGGTCAGCAACGCAGCCGGCGTGCATAGCGTGTTGAATCTTGCCAGCGCCTTGGCCGAAGCGCCGCAAGCGGAAATGGAGTGGATCGTTTACGACCCCAACTCGGTGGCCGAGCTGTACCGGATTCTGGAAATCAGCGAGAACGACGACATCACGGACGGTGCTTACACTATCAGCGCGATCCAATACGACCCGGCCAAGTACGATTTCATCGACGCGCTGGGCACGCTGGAACCGACTTTGCCGCCGATCTACCAACCCGCCCGCAACGGCGTGGTGGCGCCGTCCGGGCTGCAGGTGGTGCCCGGCGTCTATCTGGCGCTGGAAGGCATGCGCCGTTACATCGACATCAGTTGGTCGCGCTCGACCGATCCATTCCTGCGCGGCTATGCGCTGTTGGTACGCCAGGATGGCGCGGTCATATTCGAAGACATCATCGACTCACAATCGAAGCGGATTTTGAATCCTGCCGTCGGCGAATATCAAATCACATTGTCGGCAATCAATATTTTCGGCAAGTATTCGAGTTCGATCAGCGTCAATTACACGCTGGAAGAGCTGTACCCGATCGAAGCCATCAGCATCACCGATCTGGAAATCCTCGGCGGCGGTGCCACGTTTGCGGGGCGAGTCATCGAACTGGATTGGGATAACGACGCCCAGTCGGTGCTGGGGTTTTCAGCCAGTTACGGCGCCGGGCAGGGCGGCCAGTCGCCGTGGTTTCGGGATTACCAGGTTGATATCTACGCCGGCGCCACGCTGTTGCGTTCCGAGTTCCCGACCGAATCGCGTTACCAATACACCTACGAGCAAAACCTGGAGGACGGCGGCCCGCGCCGCAGCATTACCGCCAAAGTGCGGGCGCGCGACATGCATGGCCGTTACAGCCAGCAGGCCGAGATCACGGTCAGTAATCCGGCGCCGGCGGCGATATCGGCGGTTAGCGTCAACGCCGGCTTCAAGTCGCTGATTTTGACCTACACCCGGCCAACCGATAACGATTGGGCCGGGGCGATTGTGTTTGTCGGCACAGCGACCGGATTTACCCCGAGCGCCGGCAACCGGGTGTATGTTGGCAGCGACGCCACCATCACGATTCCCAACCTGCTCGAGGGCACGCCCTACTTTATCCGGATTGCCAGTTTCGACGCCTTCGGCGGCGTCGACGACTACGTGCTGAGCGGTACCGAGTACACCAAGACCATTTCATCCATCGCGCTGCCGGATCCGGAAGCCATTAAAAACGGCCTGCAGACGGCGCTGGATACCGCGGTCGATCCGTTGGTATTCGAAGCCGACGTGTTTGCGCTGCGCCTGGCCGGAGTGGAGAAAACCCCGTTCATTGTCGGCGTACACCAAGGCCAGCCCGCGATATTGATGGATGCCGACGTGGTGGTCACCGGCGCTTTGTCGGCGGATCAATTGATCGGCGGCCGCATCGCCGCAACCGAGGACATCATCGTCGGCAACGGCAACGCCCGCATCAACGGCAACGGCTCGATCATCGTCTACAACGGCGCCGATACCGTCAGCAACCGCGACTTTGCCATGCTCAGCGGCGGCACGCTGACCTTCCAGCGCTACCGTGGCGGTGCTTATCACGAGTACAAATCGGTGCGGCGGGTGGAGTACGGCCAAGCCAACAGCGGCGAAACCGTCACCTTGCCGGGTTACTGGGACGCGCAGCCTCGTTTAATGGTCTCGCCGGCCTCGTTGCGCAGTTACGACGCGGCCAATGTCAGTTCCACCCAGACCTGGACCGTGCGCGGCCAAAATCTGCATGAAGTCACGGCCGGATCGGGCGTCTGGGCCTTTGATGCGATTGCCGAGCTGAATTACGCCAGCAGCGCCGGCGTCAATACCGTGGCCAGCAACTCGGGGCCGTTATCGGTCAACGGTTGGACCAGCGGCAATTCGATCCTGCCTAACAACACCGCCTCGATCAACGTCGAGGCCAAGTTCAGCAGCGTGCGCGGCAACGGTATCAGCACCTACGGCTATTTTTACCGCACCGTGACCTGGACGGTGCAGGGCTGGAACGGCACGATCTGGCTGGATTTGGCGACGAAATCGCGCAATATCCTGGCGTCGGAACATGGCCAGCAGATCACCGACACCCAGTCGGTCAATATCGATTCGGGTATCAGCATGATCCGGCTGGTGTTTGTGGCGTCGGATACCAACGGCAGCATTTACACCATCGCGCCGCATGCCGATGAATATGATTATTCGACAGCGAGTGTGCCGAGTAACGGGGCATCAGTGACGGCATCTGCTGACGCCTATTGGCCTGTCACCGTCGATACCGGCCAATTGCCTCTAAACGGAACGGAATATTCGCCTCCTTCAGGCAGCCAAATTTATAAAATCGTGTACTCGGTAGAGTACTTGCAAACGGCGATCGATAATTCTTCAAACGGCACAGGTGGTTTGTCTAATGCCTACGCCTACGGCGGTAATACTATCCTGCTGTCGAATTCATTGAATCCTGTATTACCCGCTGCTCCGACGTTTCCGCAGTCTGGAGGGTTCGGCTCATTTTCATCGGGAGAAATCGTAACCGACACATACCAGTCCACGTTCTGGAAAGCCAGGATTATCGCGCAAGAATCAAACACCAGCTTTGTCTTAAGGAATATGACTGCCGTCGTTTATTTGAAACAACTACAAGCGAATTCGGCTACACCTGCTAACAATTTCACCTTCCAAAACTACGCCTGGAACATCTCCGGATCGACCGCAATCGCGGTGGGAGCGCTGAACTGGATGGCGTTGGGGGATTAA
- a CDS encoding site-specific DNA-methyltransferase: protein MEKYQRDSIELHNVDALSLLASLAADTVDLIATDPPYYKVKDNAWDNQWRNPSEFFTWLDGVLVEYHRVLKPAGSLYLFAGPHLATQVELAVAKHFRILNHIVWRKPSGRHNGCRKESLRRYFPQTEHIIFAESRKRLPFAFEPIRSHLEQARQTVGISRKQIDQACGCQMSGHWFDRSQWSMPSRKHYDTMNQLFGGTLKPYAELFAEYKAVKLQQRHFAVTKDVPFTNVWDFKPVQWYPGKHPCEKPLDLMRHIVSASSRPNDVVLDTFAGSGSTAIACLDLGRKFLGCELGEDEYAGAITRLKER, encoded by the coding sequence GTGGAGAAATATCAAAGGGATTCAATCGAGCTACATAACGTCGATGCGTTGAGTCTGTTGGCCAGCCTGGCGGCGGATACCGTCGATTTGATCGCGACCGATCCGCCGTATTACAAAGTCAAAGACAACGCCTGGGACAACCAATGGCGCAATCCGTCCGAGTTCTTTACTTGGCTGGATGGCGTGCTGGTCGAGTATCACCGCGTGTTGAAGCCGGCCGGTTCGCTGTACTTATTTGCCGGTCCGCATTTGGCGACGCAAGTGGAGCTGGCTGTCGCCAAGCATTTCCGTATCCTGAACCACATCGTCTGGCGCAAACCCAGCGGCCGCCATAACGGTTGCCGCAAGGAATCGTTGCGCCGTTATTTTCCGCAGACCGAACACATCATCTTCGCCGAGAGCCGCAAGCGCTTGCCGTTTGCCTTCGAGCCCATCAGATCGCATCTGGAACAAGCCAGGCAGACGGTCGGCATCTCGCGCAAACAAATCGACCAGGCTTGCGGTTGCCAAATGTCTGGCCATTGGTTTGATCGATCGCAGTGGAGCATGCCCAGCCGCAAGCATTACGACACGATGAACCAGTTGTTTGGCGGCACGCTGAAACCTTACGCCGAACTGTTTGCCGAGTACAAAGCCGTCAAGTTACAGCAACGCCACTTTGCGGTGACCAAGGACGTGCCGTTCACCAACGTGTGGGACTTCAAGCCTGTGCAGTGGTATCCGGGCAAGCATCCGTGCGAGAAGCCTTTGGATTTAATGCGCCACATCGTCTCGGCCAGCTCGAGGCCGAACGACGTCGTGCTGGATACGTTTGCCGGGAGCGGATCAACGGCGATAGCTTGCCTGGATCTGGGGAGGAAGTTCCTCGGTTGCGAGCTGGGAGAGGATGAATATGCCGGTGCCATCACCAGACTGAAGGAACGATAG
- a CDS encoding phage tail protein: MIKHAALVSFLMHLDYFDAGNMDSFVDDLTVIPAGRGTDAAGQIVVCEMEYTGVYGIADYPHVQYPVQRLLAQISAWLLDHDTDRTTPFDFSVNVETNPRDDSKADLEIRIPFREAVTASADAGGELALAGEHYDVNA, encoded by the coding sequence ATGATCAAGCACGCCGCATTGGTCTCGTTCCTGATGCACCTGGATTATTTCGACGCGGGGAACATGGACTCGTTCGTCGACGATTTGACCGTGATCCCCGCAGGACGCGGCACGGACGCAGCGGGCCAAATCGTCGTCTGCGAAATGGAATATACCGGCGTTTACGGCATCGCGGATTACCCGCACGTGCAGTACCCGGTGCAACGCCTGCTGGCGCAGATCAGCGCCTGGCTGCTGGACCACGACACCGACCGCACCACGCCGTTCGACTTTTCGGTCAATGTCGAGACCAACCCCAGAGACGATAGCAAAGCCGATCTGGAAATCCGGATTCCGTTTCGAGAAGCCGTAACCGCATCGGCCGATGCCGGCGGCGAATTGGCCTTGGCCGGGGAGCATTATGATGTCAATGCTTAG
- a CDS encoding head completion/stabilization protein: protein MSLTGKPDLTTRAPVTNDGFWPDLHSGHLADRYRVPTEYPDDTIIWGLTLALVNVNIELEPVKAAIQALGYASLAAYNTAHPNPLNGADIEKTEYEHAVYARAKAKLLPQFNLPKRAGADANPEADAQTEQYWLNESAKAIAWLFAAFAPDPTKLPTAGVHAALI, encoded by the coding sequence ATGAGCCTGACCGGAAAACCCGACTTGACCACTCGCGCCCCCGTGACCAACGACGGTTTCTGGCCCGATCTGCATTCCGGCCATCTGGCCGACCGCTACCGGGTGCCAACGGAATATCCGGACGACACGATTATTTGGGGGCTGACGCTGGCCTTGGTCAACGTCAATATCGAGCTGGAACCGGTGAAAGCGGCGATTCAGGCGCTGGGATACGCCAGCCTGGCGGCCTACAACACCGCCCACCCGAACCCGCTCAACGGTGCCGACATCGAAAAAACCGAATACGAGCACGCGGTCTACGCCCGTGCCAAAGCCAAGCTGCTGCCGCAGTTCAACCTGCCCAAGCGCGCCGGCGCCGATGCCAATCCGGAAGCCGACGCCCAAACCGAACAATATTGGCTGAACGAATCGGCCAAAGCGATTGCCTGGCTATTCGCCGCCTTCGCCCCAGACCCAACCAAACTGCCAACGGCCGGCGTGCATGCGGCGTTGATTTAA
- a CDS encoding phage minor tail protein L codes for MANLKGQMHKLSPGARVSLFILDLNSIGVAEVHRFYPGQDTDGTPLEYLGDTYLPYYVEIRNVKKSGSGPSPRPRAIVGNYQGFVTELCLQYQGLVGAKVTRRRTIAQYVLSDTAEYHDDVYFIERPVEDLDATVEFELSSPLDFLDKELPGLICVSVGCPHVYKSTVGGSGCSWPGTDPAKWFDANDNQVFNAELDVCSHTLAGCKARFGADNPLDYGANPGLGRSNV; via the coding sequence ATGGCGAATCTGAAAGGCCAAATGCACAAGCTGTCGCCCGGCGCTCGGGTCAGTTTGTTTATCCTGGATCTGAACAGCATTGGCGTAGCGGAAGTGCACCGGTTTTATCCCGGACAGGATACCGACGGCACGCCGCTGGAATACCTGGGCGATACGTATCTGCCGTATTACGTCGAAATCCGCAACGTCAAGAAATCCGGCAGCGGCCCCAGCCCGCGGCCGCGGGCCATCGTCGGCAATTACCAGGGTTTCGTCACCGAGCTGTGTCTGCAATACCAAGGCCTGGTCGGCGCCAAAGTCACCCGCCGCCGCACCATCGCCCAGTACGTGCTGAGCGATACCGCCGAATACCACGACGATGTTTATTTTATCGAGCGGCCGGTCGAGGATCTGGACGCTACGGTCGAATTCGAGCTGTCCTCGCCGCTGGATTTTCTCGATAAAGAGTTGCCGGGGCTGATCTGCGTCTCGGTGGGTTGTCCGCACGTCTACAAATCCACCGTCGGCGGTTCCGGTTGCAGTTGGCCCGGTACCGATCCGGCGAAGTGGTTCGATGCCAACGATAACCAGGTATTCAACGCTGAACTCGACGTCTGCAGCCACACCCTGGCCGGCTGCAAAGCCCGGTTCGGTGCGGATAATCCGTTGGACTACGGCGCCAATCCCGGCCTGGGCAGGTCGAACGTATGA